A portion of the Thermoplasmata archaeon genome contains these proteins:
- a CDS encoding DUF3198 domain-containing protein, translated as MNFKSLREYIIFFSVLIIGLGLFAAISSFYGVFLSTYQPDFFKIINDTLGYWTVWILILSIIVIFIGAWYTYDTIKKRRKFEEYINTDSKANFIKHMKDLEVISYKLGPRYQDILKEKKQNWKIR; from the coding sequence ATGAATTTCAAAAGTTTACGTGAATATATAATATTTTTCTCCGTACTGATTATAGGATTAGGACTATTCGCTGCAATTAGTTCTTTTTATGGAGTATTTCTAAGTACCTATCAACCAGACTTCTTCAAAATAATCAATGATACATTAGGATACTGGACTGTCTGGATACTTATACTTTCAATTATTGTAATATTCATAGGTGCTTGGTACACTTATGACACAATTAAAAAAAGAAGAAAATTTGAAGAATATATTAATACTGACAGTAAAGCAAATTTTATAAAGCACATGAAGGATCTTGAAGTAATATCTTATAAATTAGGGCCAAGATATCAAGATATATTAAAAGAAAAAAAGCAGAATTGGAAAATTAGGTAG
- a CDS encoding XTP/dITP diphosphatase translates to MTLNIITSNIGKYREFSEILQEYNIKTNFIHQEYLEIQADNTEEVVKFGLLTLSEKYDNFIIDDSGLFIDFLAGFPGVYSSYVFKTLGNSKILKLMENADNRNAYFKTVIGLSRSHKFYYFTGICKGSIAKEPKGNNGFGYDPIFIPENEKRTFAELDIHEKNRISHRGLAIMSLVKFLNL, encoded by the coding sequence ATGACACTTAATATAATCACATCCAACATTGGAAAATACAGGGAATTTTCAGAAATATTACAGGAATACAATATAAAAACAAATTTTATTCATCAAGAGTATCTTGAAATTCAGGCAGATAATACGGAAGAAGTGGTAAAATTTGGGCTATTAACACTATCTGAAAAATATGACAACTTCATAATAGACGATTCTGGTCTTTTTATAGATTTTTTGGCCGGATTTCCAGGAGTATATTCTTCCTATGTTTTTAAAACGCTTGGAAACAGTAAAATACTCAAATTGATGGAAAATGCAGATAATAGAAACGCTTATTTCAAAACTGTAATTGGGTTATCTAGATCTCATAAATTTTATTATTTCACGGGAATATGTAAAGGATCTATTGCTAAAGAACCAAAAGGTAATAATGGATTTGGCTACGATCCTATTTTTATACCAGAAAACGAAAAAAGAACGTTTGCAGAACTGGATATTCATGAAAAAAATAGAATTTCGCATCGAGGATTGGCAATAATGAGCCTTGTAAAATTCCTAAATCTCTGA
- a CDS encoding bifunctional N(6)-L-threonylcarbamoyladenine synthase/serine/threonine protein kinase, translating into MITLGIEGTAHTVGVGILKDDKILANLTKMYIPKEGGIHPREAANHHADNLVPLLKQALALANVEIDDLDLVSFSMGPGLGPCLRTVATAARALSLKLKVPIIGANHCIAHLEIGKLLTGAEDPILVYLSGGNTQIISYKDGKYRVFGETLDIGIGNLLDKVAREFGLPFPGGPKIEKMALAGEKLYPLPYSVKGMDVSFSGLFTASMAYYKKGISQEDISKSVQETVFSMITEVTERALSHLNKDEILLGGGVARNRRVQEMLKIMAEDRGAHFYSPPGEVCIDNGAMIGYLGYLMYKSGIRMDIKDTEVDQKFRTDEVNVTWLKYSEHFKDYGTLPGAEAEILNTEFFGRKAIKKTRIVKNYRDKKLDLELRKERLKKEVRLLIETKKIGINVPIVYDIDLVEMSIVMEYIPGPTLREIFDNLSGSEKDQVADNLGMAVATLHNNKIVHGDLTTSNIIYYNNKLYFIDFSMGDKNAELEDFGVDLHLLKESFLSAHYKYYDYFGKIIESYQKYCNSSSEILDKLEEIEKRRRYS; encoded by the coding sequence ATGATAACTTTAGGCATAGAAGGCACTGCTCATACAGTAGGCGTTGGAATATTAAAAGATGATAAAATACTGGCAAATCTCACAAAGATGTATATTCCAAAAGAGGGTGGCATTCATCCCAGAGAAGCGGCAAATCATCATGCAGATAATTTAGTACCATTGCTGAAACAGGCTTTAGCGCTGGCAAATGTTGAAATAGATGATCTAGACCTTGTCTCATTTTCCATGGGTCCTGGCCTTGGTCCATGTTTACGTACTGTAGCTACTGCAGCAAGAGCATTATCTTTAAAGTTAAAAGTGCCGATTATTGGAGCGAATCATTGTATTGCACATTTGGAAATTGGAAAGTTGCTAACCGGTGCCGAAGATCCTATTCTCGTTTATCTATCAGGCGGGAACACTCAGATCATTTCTTACAAAGATGGAAAATATCGGGTATTTGGAGAAACGCTTGACATTGGAATTGGCAATTTACTGGATAAAGTTGCGAGAGAGTTTGGATTGCCATTTCCGGGAGGTCCTAAAATTGAAAAAATGGCATTGGCTGGAGAAAAGCTATATCCCTTACCATATTCTGTAAAAGGCATGGATGTTTCTTTTTCTGGCCTTTTTACAGCTTCAATGGCATATTATAAGAAAGGCATCAGTCAGGAAGATATCTCTAAAAGTGTTCAAGAGACCGTGTTTTCAATGATAACAGAAGTCACAGAACGTGCACTTTCACATTTGAACAAAGATGAAATTCTTTTAGGTGGAGGTGTGGCCAGAAACAGGAGAGTGCAAGAAATGCTAAAGATCATGGCAGAAGATAGAGGGGCACATTTTTATTCTCCACCAGGAGAAGTGTGTATTGATAATGGCGCAATGATTGGATATTTGGGCTATTTAATGTATAAAAGTGGAATTCGCATGGATATTAAAGACACGGAAGTAGATCAAAAATTTAGAACAGATGAAGTAAATGTTACATGGCTAAAATATTCTGAGCATTTTAAAGATTATGGCACTTTACCCGGAGCGGAGGCTGAAATATTAAACACCGAATTTTTTGGCAGAAAAGCAATAAAGAAAACAAGAATTGTAAAAAATTATCGTGATAAAAAATTAGATTTAGAGCTAAGAAAAGAAAGATTGAAAAAAGAGGTACGATTGCTAATAGAAACTAAAAAGATAGGGATCAATGTGCCAATAGTTTACGATATAGATTTAGTGGAGATGTCTATTGTGATGGAATATATCCCCGGGCCCACTTTAAGAGAGATCTTTGACAACCTTTCCGGTTCTGAGAAAGATCAAGTAGCTGATAATCTAGGAATGGCTGTTGCAACTTTGCATAATAACAAGATTGTACACGGAGACTTGACCACAAGCAATATAATATATTATAACAACAAACTTTATTTTATAGATTTTAGTATGGGGGATAAGAACGCAGAACTTGAAGACTTTGGTGTAGATCTACACCTTTTAAAGGAATCTTTTTTGAGTGCACATTATAAATATTACGATTATTTTGGTAAAATAATAGAGAGTTACCAAAAATATTGTAATAGTAGCTCTGAAATCTTGGATAAATTAGAAGAGATCGAGAAGAGGAGAAGATATTCATGA
- the glmM gene encoding phosphoglucosamine mutase has product MEHQKLFGTNGIRGIVNQDLTPDFVLTVAKAIGTYVGTGKIVIGRDTRFSGEYLKNIVASTLISLNIDVIDVGIAPTPAIQLYCKKNNLFGVIITASHNPPEYNGIKCIDTDGTELSKEKEDEIESIFYSGKFIENHNLQIGNLYIFNDVNEEYINSVISKVDSKLIKSKKFKVLADCSNGASYYTTPELLRRLGCTVVTLNANPDGYFSGHYSEPRPENLKDLISLMHTSEFDLGIAHDGDADRAIFVDNVGNFIYGDKTLALVTKYMLIKKSGIIVTPVSTSSIVEEIVNKHNGKIVYTKVGAPIVSRTMIENGALFGGEENGGLIFPEHQYCRDGAMALAKILEIMADTSKKIQALIEELPKYYQSKDSVKISNNQKELIINKLAEKVKNKKIDFLDGLKIYEKEGWVLIRASGTEDIIRIYSDAKSESDALNLKNKYKKMLLELA; this is encoded by the coding sequence ATGGAGCATCAGAAACTGTTTGGAACTAATGGAATCAGAGGTATAGTCAATCAAGATCTTACTCCTGATTTTGTTCTTACCGTGGCTAAGGCTATAGGCACATATGTGGGTACTGGCAAAATTGTAATAGGTAGAGATACCAGATTTTCGGGCGAATATTTAAAAAACATTGTTGCATCAACATTAATCTCTTTAAATATTGACGTGATCGATGTGGGTATCGCCCCAACTCCCGCTATACAACTTTATTGCAAAAAAAACAATCTGTTTGGAGTTATAATCACGGCATCTCATAACCCTCCGGAATATAACGGTATTAAATGCATTGATACTGATGGCACAGAGCTATCTAAAGAGAAAGAAGATGAAATAGAAAGTATTTTTTATTCGGGAAAATTTATAGAAAACCATAATTTACAAATTGGAAACTTATACATTTTTAATGATGTGAATGAAGAATATATTAATTCAGTAATTTCTAAAGTGGACTCAAAGCTTATTAAAAGCAAAAAATTTAAAGTTCTGGCCGATTGTTCAAACGGTGCATCTTATTATACTACACCAGAGCTTTTAAGAAGACTGGGATGCACCGTAGTTACCCTAAATGCTAATCCTGATGGCTACTTTTCTGGACATTATTCTGAGCCAAGACCTGAAAACTTAAAAGATCTCATAAGTCTTATGCACACCTCTGAATTTGATCTTGGAATAGCACATGACGGTGATGCAGATAGAGCAATATTTGTAGATAATGTTGGTAACTTCATATACGGCGATAAAACATTGGCACTTGTTACCAAGTATATGCTCATCAAAAAAAGTGGCATAATCGTCACACCCGTAAGTACTTCCAGCATTGTCGAAGAAATAGTGAATAAACATAATGGCAAGATTGTTTACACAAAAGTGGGTGCTCCGATCGTTTCAAGAACAATGATTGAAAACGGAGCCCTGTTTGGCGGTGAAGAAAATGGCGGCTTAATATTCCCAGAACACCAATATTGCAGGGACGGTGCCATGGCTCTTGCTAAAATACTTGAAATTATGGCGGATACAAGTAAAAAAATACAAGCTCTTATTGAAGAGCTGCCAAAATATTATCAGTCTAAAGATTCTGTAAAGATATCAAATAATCAAAAAGAATTGATTATAAATAAACTTGCTGAAAAAGTTAAAAATAAAAAAATTGATTTTCTTGATGGCTTGAAAATATACGAAAAAGAAGGATGGGTATTGATAAGAGCCTCGGGTACAGAAGACATAATCAGGATTTATTCAGATGCAAAGTCTGAATCTGATGCTTTAAACTTAAAGAATAAATACAAAAAAATGCTGTTAGAGCTCGCTTAA
- a CDS encoding PfkB family carbohydrate kinase — protein sequence MVKKNVDLSVFGHVNIDEYIKVPKIPNFGSINITERNTYLGGTAVNIAKVSAMLGLSVQIYSIVSNSFPRQYIKYLETLGIDTKNLQIDKDISHGPSCYIVSDGEKQVAYIDQGPMETMENFKIKSKPAGTWIHFATGKPEFYINIMREYDLEKSKILFDPGQELTYRYDKKSFLSLLDSAEITVMNEKEFEFARKMVGINTFKNAKNIIITKGAKGCEYFTRSVTIEQEKVYAGETTGSGDAFRAGLYYALKNNHDIIEACKIANKVAAIVIKHGIYKINSEDLLSEL from the coding sequence ATGGTTAAAAAAAATGTAGATCTTTCAGTGTTTGGTCATGTAAACATTGATGAATACATAAAAGTTCCAAAAATTCCAAATTTCGGGTCAATAAATATAACAGAGAGAAATACATATTTAGGTGGCACAGCTGTAAACATTGCCAAAGTTTCTGCCATGCTAGGGTTAAGTGTTCAGATTTATTCAATAGTCAGCAACAGTTTTCCTAGACAGTATATAAAGTATCTGGAGACATTGGGAATAGACACAAAAAATTTGCAAATTGACAAAGATATATCGCATGGGCCAAGCTGTTATATAGTATCAGATGGAGAAAAGCAAGTTGCTTACATAGATCAGGGGCCCATGGAAACCATGGAAAATTTCAAGATAAAAAGCAAACCTGCAGGAACATGGATTCATTTTGCCACTGGAAAGCCTGAATTTTACATTAATATAATGCGAGAATATGATCTTGAAAAATCCAAGATATTGTTTGATCCGGGGCAAGAGCTCACATACAGGTATGATAAAAAGAGTTTTCTATCACTGTTGGACAGTGCTGAGATAACGGTAATGAATGAAAAAGAGTTTGAGTTTGCCAGAAAAATGGTAGGTATCAACACATTTAAAAACGCGAAAAACATAATTATTACCAAGGGTGCCAAAGGTTGTGAATATTTTACGAGATCCGTAACTATTGAGCAAGAAAAAGTATATGCAGGAGAGACTACAGGTTCTGGTGATGCATTTAGAGCTGGGCTATATTATGCACTGAAAAATAATCATGATATTATTGAAGCATGCAAAATTGCAAATAAAGTTGCAGCTATCGTTATAAAACATGGAATTTATAAGATAAATTCAGAGGATCTCTTAAGCGAGCTCTAA
- a CDS encoding archaeosine biosynthesis radical SAM protein RaSEA, producing MDDLAIKIKNLREHANRVDKPDDYIAAWHEKDRLNTGIEEAFVLIFRTNGCFWAHISGCSMCGYFNDTNKSDIKSDNLEKQLDKALKKYNGEKLVKIYTSGSFLDDREVPFQVQYEILEKFKDAKKIIIETRPEFVTDSKLKALAKYKEQLIIAIGLECANDEILKNSINKGFTVSDFERAARLLNEHSIPLKTYILVKPPYTTEKEAIEYAVSTAKFAAKYSSYISFNPVNIQSFTLVEELWKEGSYRPPWLWSIIEILKRTAGLGIVVSYPTGSFERGAHNCKKCNEKALSIITNFSLTQDKSVLDQELDCECKEYWKEILEIEDYTLQTIGKEAEYDKFKNRAF from the coding sequence ATGGATGATCTAGCTATAAAAATAAAAAATTTACGAGAGCATGCTAATCGTGTAGACAAGCCTGATGACTACATTGCGGCATGGCATGAAAAAGACAGGCTTAATACTGGAATAGAAGAGGCTTTTGTTTTAATATTTAGAACAAACGGTTGTTTTTGGGCACATATATCAGGTTGCAGCATGTGCGGATATTTTAATGATACAAACAAAAGTGACATAAAATCAGATAATTTAGAGAAGCAGCTGGACAAAGCGCTAAAAAAATACAATGGTGAAAAGCTTGTAAAGATTTATACATCTGGCAGTTTTCTGGATGATAGAGAAGTTCCATTTCAAGTTCAATATGAAATATTAGAAAAATTTAAAGATGCAAAAAAGATAATAATTGAAACCAGGCCAGAATTTGTGACGGATTCAAAACTAAAGGCACTTGCCAAATATAAAGAACAGCTTATCATTGCGATAGGACTAGAATGTGCCAATGATGAAATACTTAAAAATTCGATTAACAAAGGGTTTACTGTCAGCGATTTTGAACGGGCTGCAAGATTGCTCAATGAACACAGTATACCTTTAAAAACATATATATTAGTCAAGCCACCATACACCACAGAAAAAGAGGCTATTGAATATGCAGTTTCTACTGCAAAATTCGCAGCCAAGTATTCTTCTTATATTTCATTTAACCCTGTAAACATACAGAGTTTCACACTGGTTGAAGAGCTATGGAAAGAGGGGTCTTACAGGCCACCATGGTTATGGAGCATAATCGAGATCTTAAAGAGGACTGCAGGGCTGGGAATAGTGGTTTCGTATCCCACTGGAAGCTTTGAGCGCGGTGCGCATAACTGCAAAAAATGTAATGAAAAGGCTTTGAGCATCATTACAAATTTTTCATTAACACAGGACAAGAGCGTATTGGATCAAGAACTGGATTGTGAATGTAAAGAGTACTGGAAAGAGATTTTAGAAATTGAAGATTATACATTACAAACAATTGGAAAAGAAGCGGAATATGATAAATTTAAAAATCGGGCATTTTAG
- a CDS encoding winged-helix domain-containing protein — translation MAPDEITEKILKVLSDADKPLSSAEIGKLSGLPANKISAKLKILAKDELINSPARCKYALSEKGKKQLPP, via the coding sequence ATGGCGCCTGACGAAATAACAGAGAAGATTTTGAAAGTATTATCCGATGCAGATAAACCTTTGAGCTCTGCAGAAATTGGCAAACTATCAGGATTACCAGCCAATAAAATATCTGCTAAGCTAAAAATTCTAGCTAAGGATGAACTTATAAATTCTCCTGCCAGATGCAAATATGCCTTAAGTGAAAAAGGTAAAAAACAATTGCCACCGTAG
- a CDS encoding mechanosensitive ion channel: MNNSKWIRYFIGALITIILGSATIFTIDFLLTLPAIKSLLKGFNISISILNTVIIIIILSLMAYLVTKFIGKTVYYYASKRIGENDSKRLRTVFEITVFSILIFLILFTVGVNITIALLSAGFLGIVLGIAAQQVLSNIFAGFYILFSKPFKIGDTITIVTWQFGLVGATYPHENIVPGYRGRVEELGFLYTKVLNDENLLISIPNSIVIQAMIYNHTLSKSKLSRTRIDVPTSIPVARFKEKMIEKLKEENIVNNGIGFDIKVLAVSKDYYNVVVLVSTNSSNPEIANDIVLRKALEIING, translated from the coding sequence ATGAATAATAGTAAATGGATAAGATATTTTATCGGTGCATTAATTACGATAATATTAGGGTCTGCAACTATATTTACTATAGATTTTTTGTTAACTTTGCCGGCTATAAAATCATTATTAAAAGGATTCAACATCTCTATATCAATATTGAACACTGTAATAATAATAATAATCCTCTCTTTAATGGCATACCTAGTTACAAAATTTATAGGAAAAACTGTATACTATTATGCATCTAAAAGAATCGGTGAAAATGATAGCAAAAGATTAAGAACTGTTTTTGAAATAACTGTATTCTCGATCCTCATATTTTTAATACTTTTTACTGTGGGTGTAAACATTACTATTGCACTGCTAAGTGCTGGATTTTTAGGTATCGTGCTGGGCATTGCAGCCCAGCAAGTTTTGTCTAATATATTTGCAGGGTTTTATATCTTATTTTCCAAGCCTTTTAAAATAGGAGATACAATTACGATAGTTACATGGCAATTTGGATTGGTCGGGGCTACATATCCGCACGAAAATATAGTGCCTGGCTATAGGGGAAGAGTGGAAGAGCTTGGATTTCTTTATACTAAAGTATTGAATGATGAAAATCTGCTAATATCTATCCCAAATTCTATAGTAATACAGGCGATGATATATAATCATACGTTATCTAAAAGTAAGCTCTCTAGGACTAGGATAGATGTCCCTACGAGTATACCAGTGGCTAGATTTAAAGAAAAAATGATAGAAAAATTAAAAGAAGAAAATATTGTGAACAATGGGATTGGATTTGATATAAAAGTTCTTGCAGTTTCAAAAGATTATTATAATGTCGTAGTATTAGTTTCAACAAATTCTAGTAATCCAGAAATTGCTAATGATATAGTTTTAAGAAAGGCACTGGAAATAATTAATGGTTGA
- a CDS encoding leucyl aminopeptidase produces the protein MKSKETNNKLMVTFEKKDIIESDSAVKIIGLFEDYLPEKTDKILIASGTKKQLEKLNFQGKIKEELLLPSDKGNLLLIGFGKKASFNIQLYRNMLAQALNSSKKRKFNTISIELPSVFEPEIAGYEASFVSVVVNYDFSQYKAEKNDTIKIVKIHSKSNIAKNIEEGRIVGEAVNLSRTLGNLPPSVGTPTYFEKEARKIEGIKITVLGREDFIKLGMGGLEGVSRAAREPAKLVIMEYKNSESKPELLVGKGITFDSGGLSIKSTEGMEDMKFDKCGAAAVLGAMKAISESELKVHVVGIMPLTENLPGGNAYKPGDILKHYNGKTSEILSTDAEGRLILADALAYGTEKYDPAHVIDLATLTGACVVALGDNIAGIISNNQDFQQKMIDVSKRTWEKLWPLPLDEEFKEQIKSDVADIKNTGGRPGGAETAAAFLSNFVGEKPWIHLDIAGTASTKKNLAIFTKGATGFGTRLLYEYLKSIS, from the coding sequence ATGAAAAGTAAAGAAACAAACAATAAATTAATGGTAACCTTTGAAAAAAAGGATATAATAGAAAGTGATTCTGCAGTAAAGATAATAGGTTTATTTGAAGATTATCTGCCTGAAAAAACAGATAAGATATTGATTGCCAGTGGTACAAAAAAACAGCTTGAAAAATTGAATTTTCAGGGAAAGATTAAAGAAGAATTGCTTTTACCATCTGATAAGGGCAATTTATTACTCATTGGATTTGGAAAAAAAGCAAGTTTCAATATTCAACTGTACAGAAATATGCTTGCACAGGCTTTAAACAGCTCCAAAAAAAGAAAATTCAATACTATTTCCATTGAGCTACCTTCAGTTTTTGAGCCAGAGATAGCGGGATATGAAGCTTCGTTTGTTTCGGTAGTAGTGAATTATGATTTTTCACAGTATAAAGCAGAGAAAAATGATACTATTAAGATCGTGAAAATACACAGTAAATCTAATATTGCAAAAAATATAGAAGAAGGGAGAATAGTAGGAGAGGCTGTTAATCTAAGCCGTACATTAGGTAATTTGCCTCCATCTGTCGGAACTCCGACATATTTTGAGAAAGAAGCAAGAAAAATTGAGGGTATAAAAATTACGGTACTCGGTAGAGAAGATTTTATAAAATTAGGAATGGGTGGATTGGAAGGTGTATCTAGAGCAGCTAGAGAACCAGCAAAATTAGTTATTATGGAATACAAAAATTCAGAATCCAAACCAGAACTTTTAGTTGGAAAAGGCATAACATTTGACAGTGGTGGACTATCAATAAAATCAACAGAAGGAATGGAAGATATGAAATTTGATAAATGTGGTGCTGCTGCGGTTTTAGGCGCTATGAAAGCTATATCAGAATCAGAACTGAAAGTTCATGTAGTAGGCATAATGCCACTGACCGAGAACCTACCTGGCGGTAATGCTTACAAGCCTGGAGACATACTTAAACATTACAATGGTAAAACGTCCGAGATCTTATCTACAGATGCAGAAGGTAGGCTAATTTTAGCAGATGCACTTGCATATGGCACAGAAAAATATGATCCTGCCCATGTAATAGATCTAGCAACTTTAACAGGGGCCTGTGTAGTCGCTCTGGGCGATAATATTGCAGGGATAATTTCAAACAACCAAGATTTTCAGCAAAAAATGATAGACGTATCAAAACGGACATGGGAAAAATTATGGCCGCTGCCCCTAGATGAAGAATTCAAAGAGCAGATAAAAAGTGATGTAGCAGACATAAAAAATACAGGTGGTAGACCAGGAGGAGCAGAAACTGCTGCTGCATTTTTAAGCAATTTTGTCGGTGAAAAGCCCTGGATTCACCTTGATATTGCTGGGACTGCAAGCACAAAAAAGAACCTGGCTATTTTCACTAAAGGAGCTACTGGATTTGGTACAAGATTACTATATGAATACCTAAAGTCAATATCTTAG
- a CDS encoding ABC transporter permease, which produces MITLKISKKLFYQVTASVLVNSIYAMLNYPVVLINTLLAPLSLLAVVTFASHGTLLPIAAEGALIMNMVSSGISMQGDLSHLKNDMRLQDMIVSSPTPASVYVLGMAISEIVYSIPTITLLVILNIIFVKITLVGGITIFFDMSLIFTFSVSLGFLLSTLSSDIVQSWAFSGILSPLLSTIPPVYYPISYIPYPYRYLSYISPTTYSAEIAQNAAGYIHLNYISLVLTWAVLIIVTLFMLFLAIKKSKWRE; this is translated from the coding sequence GTGATCACATTGAAGATTAGTAAAAAATTATTTTATCAAGTCACTGCATCTGTACTTGTAAATTCGATATATGCCATGTTAAACTATCCGGTAGTGCTTATTAACACACTACTTGCACCGTTATCATTGCTTGCTGTAGTTACATTTGCGAGCCATGGCACTTTGCTGCCTATCGCTGCAGAAGGTGCGTTGATAATGAACATGGTTTCAAGTGGGATATCAATGCAAGGTGATTTATCACACTTAAAAAATGATATGAGATTACAGGATATGATAGTAAGTTCACCAACTCCTGCAAGTGTTTATGTGTTAGGCATGGCAATTTCGGAGATAGTATATTCAATTCCTACAATAACGCTCTTGGTAATATTGAATATTATTTTTGTAAAAATCACGCTTGTAGGGGGTATAACTATTTTCTTCGATATGTCCTTAATATTTACTTTTTCAGTTTCTCTTGGATTCTTGCTTTCAACACTTTCATCAGACATTGTCCAGAGCTGGGCATTCTCTGGCATACTTTCCCCATTATTATCTACCATTCCTCCAGTTTACTATCCAATAAGTTATATTCCATATCCATACAGATATTTATCCTATATATCCCCGACTACATACTCAGCTGAAATAGCACAAAACGCTGCAGGATATATTCACCTAAACTATATTAGCTTGGTACTTACCTGGGCAGTATTAATAATCGTCACTCTTTTCATGTTATTTCTTGCAATTAAAAAATCTAAATGGAGAGAATAA
- a CDS encoding ABC transporter ATP-binding protein encodes MKFRAEKVSKIYGSKNYALKEVSFDIDLNGIFTIIGKNGAGKTTLIRISSTQLLPTSGKITIKGYDVVTDAENIREFIAAVPQEARAIPWLTPIQTVLSYLMWRGYSYREAKEKGKDALRSLGLGDVENEKNRKLSGGQKRKVLVATVIASEAPLIFLDEPTTGLDYLSRKELWNLLSTIKKDRLIILTTHYLEEAEILGDKIGILDQGKLIGIGNIDELRGKMKYSYSLKVYSDKLNINVEDGLIKKSANGEIQVYTTKDQVYKIAMKLITENIRFTVQEVSLGNIFEFLVGDHIED; translated from the coding sequence ATGAAATTTAGAGCTGAAAAAGTATCTAAAATATACGGCTCCAAAAATTATGCTTTAAAAGAAGTTTCATTTGATATTGATTTAAATGGAATATTCACTATAATTGGAAAAAATGGTGCAGGAAAAACAACATTAATAAGAATTTCTTCAACTCAGCTTTTGCCAACTTCTGGCAAAATAACAATAAAGGGATATGATGTGGTGACGGATGCTGAAAATATAAGAGAGTTTATCGCCGCCGTGCCGCAGGAAGCAAGAGCTATCCCCTGGCTCACACCGATACAGACTGTATTGTCTTATCTTATGTGGAGAGGTTATTCATATCGTGAAGCAAAAGAAAAGGGAAAGGATGCGCTCAGAAGCCTCGGTTTAGGAGATGTAGAAAATGAAAAAAACAGAAAGCTTTCTGGAGGGCAAAAAAGAAAAGTTTTAGTTGCAACCGTCATAGCGAGCGAAGCGCCGCTAATATTTTTGGATGAACCTACCACGGGTCTTGATTATCTTTCGCGAAAAGAGCTTTGGAACCTATTATCCACCATTAAAAAGGATAGATTGATAATATTGACCACCCACTACCTAGAGGAAGCCGAGATTCTGGGAGACAAGATAGGCATTCTTGATCAAGGAAAGTTAATTGGAATAGGCAATATTGATGAGTTAAGAGGAAAAATGAAATATTCATACAGCTTGAAAGTTTATTCAGACAAATTAAACATAAATGTGGAAGATGGGCTAATAAAAAAATCAGCAAATGGAGAAATACAGGTATATACAACAAAAGATCAAGTTTATAAAATAGCCATGAAGTTGATAACAGAGAATATAAGGTTTACAGTTCAAGAAGTTTCACTGGGAAATATTTTTGAATTTTTAGTAGGTGATCACATTGAAGATTAG
- a CDS encoding DUF2721 domain-containing protein — MIDILTIMNNSFVPLAIITGIALLILGINERYSRVMESIRSLHRELIREDIKNENLIKCYKKQISTLIRMAKVLRTALLLMYIAIFFSIASSIAILLSSLENIQTTEFMIITMIFSLGSLFFGIVFVIIHIFISLNAIEIDLKEDIK, encoded by the coding sequence ATGATTGATATCCTGACCATTATGAATAATTCTTTCGTTCCTCTTGCGATCATTACTGGAATTGCTCTCTTAATTTTAGGTATAAATGAAAGATATTCAAGGGTTATGGAAAGCATAAGGTCATTGCACAGGGAATTGATCAGAGAAGATATAAAAAATGAGAACCTTATAAAATGCTATAAAAAGCAAATATCCACCTTGATTCGAATGGCAAAAGTATTGCGTACTGCACTGTTACTGATGTATATTGCCATTTTTTTCTCTATTGCTTCAAGTATTGCGATACTGCTCTCATCTCTTGAAAATATACAAACTACTGAATTTATGATTATTACAATGATATTTAGTTTGGGATCTTTATTTTTTGGTATAGTTTTTGTTATTATTCACATTTTCATATCTTTAAATGCAATAGAGATCGATTTAAAAGAGGATATAAAATAG